A window of the Anoplolepis gracilipes chromosome 11, ASM4749672v1, whole genome shotgun sequence genome harbors these coding sequences:
- the LOC140671064 gene encoding homeobox protein PKNOX2, with translation MQEGNTAVALAMVTPGYDQDPASGVADYTTHQDQAQFEADKRAVYKHPLFPLLALLFERCEQATQSSDNSTSESFNMDIQAFVQHQERDRKPFLINDPEIDGLMIKAIQVLRIHLLELEKVQELCKDFCNRYITCLKGKMQSENLLRSDYSHHGHDMGPSSGSNGSSPLQVLSSTGNDVESGANGFRVSRGDSGLAENDGANPREESDNHDNQPVRSSSSAIQRNSDKSASQDRDDPLSPSAVHGSTPLSQIGAHGCAPVNDMYLGQDITVAGSPSPVASEDEEEGSSNAASNHAGNHRSNHGSARKGRQKRGVLPKHATSIMRTWLFQHLVHPYPTEDEKRQIASQTNLTLLQVNNWFINARRRILQPMLDGAGADAASRTGKRHKVSKHAVQQQATQQQQTGWQSEDSASDSGSSDGEGGAARSKDGNDSDEDDLH, from the exons ATGCAAGAGGGTAACACCGCCGTTGCGCTAGCGATGGTGACTCCCGGATACGATCAGGACCCTGCGAGTGGGGTCGCCGACTATACGACTCATCAAGATCAGGCCCAGTTCGAGGCTGACAAGAGAGCCGTGTACAAGCATCCGCTCTTCCCGTTGTTGGCGTTACTCTTTGAAAGATGCGAACAGGCGACCCAGAGCTCGGACAACTCCACGTCCGAAAGCTTCAATATGGATATACAGGCTTTCGTCCAACACCAAGAAAGAGACCGAAAGCCCTTCCTGATCAATGACCCCGAGATTGACGGTTTG ATGATCAAGGCGATACAGGTGCTGCGCATCCACCTTCTGGAATTGGAAAAGGTGCAGGAGCTGTGCAAGGACTTCTGCAACAGGTACATTACATGCCTGAAGGGCAAGATGCAGAGCGAGAACCTGTTACGCAGCGACTACAGCCACCATGGGCACGATATGGGTCCGTCGAGTGGCAGCAATGGCAGCAGCCCGTTGCAG GTGCTGTCATCTACAGGCAATGATGTTGAGTCGGGAGCTAACGGATTCAGAGTGAGCCGAGGGGATTCCGGACTGGCGGAGAACGACGGTGCGAATCCGCGAGAAGAGAGCGATAATCACGATAATCAACCGGTCCGATCGTCGTCTTCCGCTATCCAGCGCAACTCGGACAAATCTGCTAGCCAAGACCGCGACGATCCACTCTCACCGTCCGCGGTGCACGGAAGCACGCCTCTCTCGCAGATCGGGGCGCATGGATGCGCCCCGGTTAACGACATGTATCTCGGCCAAG ATATTACTGTTGCAGGCTCGCCTTCTCCGGTGGCGAGCGAAGACGAGGAGGAAGGGTCCAGCAACGCGGCCTCGAATCACGCTGGGAATCATAGAAGTAATCACGGTAGCGCTAGAAAGGGACGTCAGAAGCGTGGTGTTTTGCCTAAACATGCTACTAGCATTATGCGAACGTGGCTCTTTCAGCATTTAGTA CATCCTTACCCAACCGAAGATGAAAAGCGCCAAATTGCCAGCCAGACGAATTTAACGCTGCTACAAGTAAATAACTGGTTTATCAATGCTCGTCGACGGATTCTACAACCTATGCTAGACGGCGCGGGTGCGGATGCTGCATCGCGCACTGGTAAACGTCACAAGGTTTCGAAACACGCTGTACAACAACAAGCGACTCAACAACAACAAACAGGATGGCAGTCCGAAGACTCGGCGAGTGATTCGGGTTCTAGCGACGGTGAGGGAGGTGCCGCTAGATCGAAAGACGGTAACGATAGCGATGAAGATGATCTTCACTGA